A stretch of Thermoanaerobacter uzonensis DSM 18761 DNA encodes these proteins:
- a CDS encoding DUF1667 domain-containing protein has translation MELKEITCIVCPLGCRIQVEMEGGEIKSVKGYSCSRGLEYAKNEVTMPKRTITTSVRAIGGHLPLLSVRTKEPVPKEKIQEIMLELAKVEVKAPVKIGDVVVKNILGTGVDIIATRNLYVK, from the coding sequence ATGGAACTAAAAGAAATTACATGTATAGTATGCCCCTTGGGCTGCAGGATACAAGTTGAAATGGAAGGAGGGGAGATAAAAAGCGTAAAGGGATATTCTTGTTCTAGAGGATTAGAATATGCTAAAAATGAAGTTACTATGCCTAAAAGGACTATTACTACAAGTGTGAGAGCGATAGGGGGACATCTTCCACTCTTATCAGTTAGGACAAAAGAGCCTGTTCCAAAAGAAAAGATACAAGAAATAATGCTTGAATTGGCCAAGGTAGAGGTTAAAGCTCCTGTAAAAATAGGAGATGTAGTGGTGAAGAACATTTTAGGTACGGGGGTTGACATAATTGCTACAAGAAACCTTTATGTAAAATAA
- a CDS encoding MBL fold metallo-hydrolase: MLLWQIILEIYIGIPEEAKEHFFELKSELEIDEHNLTLFVKSVILLDLVEQSLKTKNLFETLMNYTEEDQWIKFYLLLLSFKNKRRILEVLEELLYMEKKVEDKLLLPKIYGLIAEIYEEIGEIKGHQFLDKAYKLNPQDLYILRLKLKYGLISEEEKQNLKLYRLFPENSKLINEYYHKTRKNFNSIHNFKFFCWGGDNIGASSYLVSYEGINILLDAGALIKDKTLYYNSIKNLPIDIKDIDLVIITHAHLDHSAGIVELLRKGLNSPIIMSRATHEILKQIFLRGHTRLEIKIEEEIINFDSQIISFDTEEESSFRIKNKEVKLKLFPAGHVLGAVAVYVEIEGIKIFYTGDFTLKDVESNKGLRFLPNLKVDILITEATYGYGNNFGVQNKYLQDKLILKSIEKLLKDEERILLPVYAIGKGQDLLLFFRKTFSYIPFNVYVDGDVAYFSKLYENFVGPIYGNGILNAAENTLYTDRKDFIKKEITLGNCVIIASSNDVKEGSASFIYASEIKNFSKGCIMNLDANNREIEGLKNYQIGMLNHANMVDLLETVIKMAPSAVFVIHRGYESKSEITIETILKRIEGIKVFAPKEGEIIELQ; encoded by the coding sequence TTGCTGTTGTGGCAGATAATACTTGAAATTTATATTGGTATTCCTGAAGAAGCAAAAGAGCATTTTTTTGAGCTAAAAAGCGAATTAGAAATTGACGAACATAATTTAACTTTGTTTGTAAAAAGTGTGATTCTTTTAGATTTGGTAGAACAATCTTTAAAAACAAAAAATCTTTTTGAAACATTAATGAATTATACTGAGGAAGACCAATGGATAAAATTTTATTTATTGTTACTTTCTTTTAAAAATAAAAGAAGGATTTTAGAAGTTTTGGAAGAATTACTTTATATGGAGAAAAAAGTAGAAGATAAATTGTTACTGCCTAAAATATATGGACTTATAGCTGAAATATACGAAGAAATTGGTGAAATAAAAGGACACCAATTCTTAGATAAAGCTTATAAATTAAATCCTCAAGATTTATATATATTGCGGCTAAAATTAAAATATGGCCTTATTAGTGAAGAAGAAAAACAAAATCTTAAGCTTTATCGCTTGTTTCCAGAAAATTCAAAGTTAATAAATGAATATTACCATAAAACCAGAAAAAATTTTAACTCCATCCATAACTTTAAATTTTTTTGTTGGGGAGGGGATAATATTGGTGCTAGCTCTTATTTGGTATCCTATGAGGGAATAAATATTTTACTAGATGCGGGAGCTTTGATTAAGGATAAAACCTTATATTACAATTCTATAAAAAATTTACCTATAGATATTAAAGATATTGATTTGGTAATTATTACTCATGCTCATTTAGACCATTCTGCAGGAATTGTGGAATTATTAAGAAAAGGTTTAAACTCTCCGATTATAATGTCAAGGGCAACTCACGAAATTTTGAAGCAAATATTTTTGCGGGGACATACAAGATTAGAGATAAAAATAGAAGAGGAGATTATAAATTTTGACAGTCAGATTATAAGTTTTGATACAGAAGAAGAAAGTAGTTTTAGAATAAAAAATAAAGAAGTAAAACTTAAGTTATTTCCTGCGGGGCATGTCTTAGGGGCTGTAGCTGTGTATGTTGAGATTGAGGGGATAAAAATTTTTTATACAGGTGATTTTACATTAAAAGATGTGGAAAGCAATAAAGGACTTAGATTTCTTCCCAATTTAAAAGTAGATATTTTAATAACTGAAGCTACTTATGGTTACGGCAATAACTTTGGTGTCCAAAATAAGTATTTACAGGATAAATTGATACTTAAGTCGATAGAAAAACTATTGAAAGATGAAGAGAGAATACTTTTGCCTGTATATGCTATTGGTAAAGGGCAAGACCTATTATTATTTTTTAGAAAAACTTTTTCATATATTCCTTTTAATGTCTATGTAGATGGAGATGTAGCATATTTTAGCAAATTATATGAAAATTTTGTTGGGCCCATATATGGGAATGGAATACTAAATGCGGCTGAAAATACTTTATACACTGATAGAAAAGATTTTATAAAAAAGGAAATAACACTGGGCAATTGCGTGATTATCGCCAGTTCAAATGACGTAAAAGAGGGAAGTGCATCTTTTATATATGCTTCTGAAATAAAAAATTTCTCAAAGGGCTGTATTATGAATCTCGATGCTAATAATAGAGAAATTGAAGGTTTAAAAAATTATCAAATTGGAATGTTAAATCATGCAAATATGGTAGACCTATTAGAAACAGTTATAAAGATGGCTCCATCTGCTGTTTTTGTAATTCACAGGGGATACGAAAGTAAGAGTGAAATAACTATAGAAACAATTTTGAAAAGGATTGAAGGAATAAAAGTTTTTGCACCAAAAGAAGGAGAAATAATAGAACTTCAATAG
- the dhaL gene encoding dihydroxyacetone kinase subunit DhaL — protein sequence MVITKNDVLKIVDKIVEVIKENKEYLTELDAAIGDADHGINLDRGFDAVKQKLTTLSETTDIGTILKTIGMTLVSTVGGASGPLYGTAFMRAGQVVQGKNELSEEDIVKIFEAALDGIKQRGKAEAGDKTMIDSIEPAYKALKDSLDNNIALPEALNRAANAAKEGMEYTKNISARKGRASYLGERSIGHLDPGATSAYLMIKSFSDVVNLS from the coding sequence ATGGTTATCACAAAAAATGATGTCCTAAAAATTGTGGACAAAATTGTAGAGGTTATAAAAGAAAATAAAGAGTACCTTACAGAGTTGGATGCCGCTATTGGTGATGCGGACCACGGAATAAATTTAGATAGAGGATTTGATGCCGTAAAGCAAAAATTGACCACATTGTCTGAAACTACTGATATAGGGACAATATTAAAAACTATAGGCATGACACTTGTATCTACGGTGGGAGGAGCTTCTGGCCCTTTATATGGTACAGCTTTTATGAGGGCTGGCCAAGTAGTTCAGGGTAAAAATGAACTTTCTGAAGAGGATATAGTTAAAATCTTTGAAGCTGCTTTAGATGGCATCAAACAAAGAGGAAAAGCCGAAGCAGGAGACAAGACTATGATAGATTCTATTGAACCTGCATATAAAGCTTTAAAAGATAGTTTAGATAACAACATTGCATTACCTGAAGCATTAAATAGAGCAGCTAATGCTGCAAAAGAGGGAATGGAATACACTAAGAATATTTCTGCAAGAAAAGGAAGAGCAAGTTACTTAGGAGAAAGAAGCATTGGACACTTGGATCCAGGGGCAACATCAGCATATTTGATGATAAAGTCTTTTTCTGATGTTGTCAATTTATCATGA
- the dhaM gene encoding dihydroxyacetone kinase phosphoryl donor subunit DhaM translates to MVGIVLVSHSRKIVEGIYELASQMTGGKVPIGIAGGTQDGRLGTDATEIMEEIKKVDEGEGVVVLVDIGSAVMSAQMAIELLGEEYEGKVKIADAPLVEGAIAASVEASIGSNFDKVLLVAEEAKKLNKL, encoded by the coding sequence ATGGTTGGAATAGTATTAGTCTCTCACTCAAGAAAAATAGTAGAGGGGATTTATGAACTTGCAAGCCAAATGACAGGTGGAAAAGTTCCCATAGGGATAGCTGGCGGGACACAAGATGGCAGATTGGGAACAGATGCTACAGAGATAATGGAGGAAATTAAAAAAGTAGATGAAGGAGAAGGAGTAGTAGTTTTAGTTGATATTGGAAGTGCTGTAATGAGTGCACAAATGGCGATAGAACTGTTGGGAGAGGAATATGAAGGGAAAGTAAAAATTGCTGATGCACCTTTAGTGGAGGGAGCAATTGCAGCTAGTGTAGAGGCTTCTATAGGTAGTAATTTTGATAAAGTTCTTTTAGTGGCAGAAGAAGCAAAAAAACTTAATAAATTGTAA
- a CDS encoding sigma 54-interacting transcriptional regulator — protein MEGRREILRTPVSIHSQIAAHIVQKVSHISRQNNVSIFLRKINDSRLIPANSMLSMVTFFASRGEEIEVVVEGSNVDNAIKEFKGFFYNELGKEKEEKTTYELLKNTSIAYEKIFNSIGSGLIVTDENGAIMIFNKAAESITGINMDQAIGKKIQEVMPDIKIADVLKAGKEEMNKKLKIGTNVVLTNITPIYTGTKIEGAVIVFYDFPQIEYLENELKRDRKLDKAFDIIIGNSGKLKDALTIASKAAETDSTVLIRGESGTGKELVANAIHYASKRKDKPFIRVNCAAIPVTLLESELFGHERGAFTGAVTQKIGKFELADGGTIFLDEIGDIPPEIQVKLLRVIQEKEFERVGGIKTIKVDVRIIAATNKDLEKAIRDGAFREDLYYRLNVIPVILPPLRERRGDIPLLVEHFIEKLNKKLNKNVKKVTKKAMQALIYYDWPGNIRELENIIERCITLSDTDYIDYEDLPQYIRNETTNVSDDDIIYLGENSELLTMEEYEYKIIKAALQRYKSFNKAGKILGLTHKTIAAKARKFGLVDR, from the coding sequence ATGGAGGGAAGAAGGGAAATATTAAGAACTCCTGTGAGCATACATTCCCAGATTGCTGCCCATATTGTTCAAAAGGTTAGTCACATAAGCAGACAAAACAATGTAAGCATATTTTTAAGGAAGATAAATGACAGTAGGTTGATTCCTGCAAATAGTATGTTATCAATGGTGACTTTTTTTGCTTCTCGGGGAGAAGAAATAGAAGTAGTGGTAGAAGGATCAAATGTGGACAATGCCATAAAAGAGTTTAAAGGCTTTTTTTACAACGAGTTAGGGAAAGAAAAGGAAGAAAAAACTACTTATGAACTTTTAAAAAATACCTCAATAGCCTATGAGAAAATATTTAATTCTATTGGCTCAGGACTTATAGTTACTGATGAAAATGGGGCAATAATGATTTTTAACAAAGCAGCTGAAAGTATTACAGGGATTAATATGGACCAGGCTATAGGGAAAAAAATACAAGAAGTGATGCCGGATATAAAAATTGCCGATGTGTTAAAAGCTGGAAAAGAAGAGATGAATAAAAAACTAAAAATAGGCACAAATGTGGTGTTAACAAATATAACACCTATTTATACAGGTACAAAAATAGAAGGGGCGGTTATAGTATTTTATGACTTCCCTCAAATAGAATATTTGGAAAATGAGCTAAAAAGAGACAGAAAACTGGACAAAGCATTTGATATAATAATAGGCAATAGCGGAAAATTAAAAGACGCTCTTACTATTGCTTCTAAAGCTGCAGAAACTGATTCAACGGTCCTCATAAGAGGGGAAAGTGGAACGGGGAAAGAACTGGTGGCTAATGCAATACATTACGCCAGTAAGAGAAAGGATAAACCATTTATAAGGGTAAATTGTGCGGCTATTCCTGTGACTCTATTGGAGAGTGAACTTTTTGGGCATGAAAGAGGAGCTTTTACTGGAGCTGTAACTCAAAAGATAGGAAAATTCGAATTAGCAGATGGAGGAACGATATTTCTTGATGAAATAGGAGATATTCCACCTGAGATTCAAGTAAAGCTTTTGAGAGTGATTCAAGAAAAGGAATTTGAAAGAGTAGGGGGAATAAAAACTATAAAAGTAGATGTGAGGATAATTGCAGCTACAAATAAAGATTTAGAAAAAGCTATAAGAGATGGAGCTTTTAGGGAAGACTTGTATTACAGGCTGAATGTCATACCTGTAATTTTGCCCCCATTAAGGGAAAGAAGAGGAGATATTCCTCTACTTGTTGAACATTTTATAGAAAAGTTGAACAAAAAACTAAACAAAAATGTAAAAAAGGTTACGAAAAAAGCTATGCAAGCATTGATATATTATGATTGGCCTGGGAATATACGAGAATTAGAAAATATAATTGAAAGGTGTATAACATTAAGCGATACTGATTACATCGATTATGAAGATTTGCCCCAATATATTCGAAATGAAACTACTAATGTATCAGATGATGATATTATTTATCTTGGAGAAAATAGTGAGCTACTTACAATGGAGGAATATGAGTACAAAATAATAAAGGCTGCGCTACAAAGATATAAAAGCTTTAATAAAGCAGGAAAAATTTTAGGACTTACCCATAAAACTATTGCTGCAAAAGCAAGGAAATTTGGACTTGTTGATAGATAA
- the dhaK gene encoding dihydroxyacetone kinase subunit DhaK: MKKLINNPNDVVKEMIEGLLAAHPSYLRKLDNINVIVRKDAPVEGKVGLVSGGGSGHEPAHAGYVGYGMLDAACPGAVFTSPTPDQIYEAIKAVDGGKGVLLIIKNYTGDVMNFEMAREMAQMEGIEVDEVIVNDDVAVENSTWTQGRRGIAGTVFVHKIAGAKAQEGASLQEVKRVAEKVIANVRSMGMALTPCTVPAAGKPSFTLAEDEMEIGIGIHGEPGTHREKIKPADEIVEHLMEKIINDLPYKENDEVAVMINGLGATPLMELYVANRKVTEILESKKIKVYKTYVGEFMTSLEMSGFSITLLKLDEELKTLLDAKADTPAFKQL; the protein is encoded by the coding sequence ATGAAAAAGTTGATTAATAATCCTAATGATGTCGTGAAAGAAATGATAGAAGGTTTGCTGGCTGCTCACCCATCTTACCTGAGAAAACTTGACAACATAAATGTAATTGTCAGAAAAGACGCACCTGTAGAAGGAAAAGTTGGACTTGTAAGTGGTGGTGGCAGTGGCCACGAGCCTGCTCATGCAGGATATGTGGGTTATGGAATGTTAGATGCGGCTTGCCCTGGTGCTGTCTTTACTTCACCTACACCTGACCAAATTTATGAAGCGATTAAGGCAGTGGATGGAGGAAAAGGAGTATTATTGATTATTAAAAATTACACAGGTGACGTAATGAATTTTGAAATGGCTAGAGAAATGGCACAGATGGAGGGAATAGAAGTAGATGAAGTGATAGTGAACGATGATGTTGCAGTAGAAAATAGTACTTGGACGCAGGGAAGACGTGGCATTGCTGGAACTGTGTTTGTTCATAAAATTGCTGGAGCAAAGGCACAAGAAGGGGCTAGCTTACAAGAAGTAAAAAGAGTGGCTGAGAAAGTAATTGCAAATGTAAGGTCAATGGGAATGGCACTAACACCTTGTACTGTTCCAGCAGCAGGGAAACCCAGCTTTACTCTTGCAGAAGATGAGATGGAGATTGGTATAGGAATACATGGAGAGCCTGGAACTCACAGAGAAAAAATAAAACCTGCAGATGAAATAGTAGAACATTTAATGGAGAAAATAATAAATGACCTGCCTTATAAAGAAAATGACGAGGTTGCTGTTATGATAAACGGGCTTGGTGCAACTCCTTTAATGGAGCTTTATGTTGCGAACAGGAAAGTAACAGAAATCTTAGAGAGTAAGAAGATCAAAGTTTACAAAACATACGTGGGAGAATTTATGACCTCTCTTGAAATGAGTGGATTTTCTATAACATTATTAAAATTAGATGAAGAACTTAAAACATTGTTAGATGCGAAGGCTGATACACCTGCTTTCAAACAATTATAA
- a CDS encoding NAD(P)/FAD-dependent oxidoreductase, translating into MLNYDIVIIGGGPAGLGAAVEAYEKGVKNIVIIERDKYLGGILEQCIHNGFGLQEFKEELTGPEYAQRFIDKVEEYGINVMLETMVLEITPDRIVKAVNSKEGVFTIKAGAIILAMGCRERPRGAIMIPGTRPAGILTAGTAQRYVNMEGYLPGKEIVILGSGDVGLIMARRLTLEGAKVKAVVELMPYSSGLTRNIVQCLEDFNIPLLLSHTVIEIHGKDRVEGVTIAKVDENREPILKTLQYISCDTLILSVGLIPENELSQKAGIELDPITGGPIVNEMLETSVPGIFACGNVLQVHDLVDNVTAEARLAANSAIRFIREGEFGKSNIFVKAGNGIRYVVPQKINVDNIEKRIKFRMRPVNVYNNAMLAVKSGDKYLLRQKRQRLTPGEMIDVNLSKDILKNVNIEEGIVFLVEEG; encoded by the coding sequence ATGCTTAACTATGATATAGTCATAATAGGTGGCGGCCCTGCAGGCTTAGGTGCTGCTGTAGAAGCCTATGAAAAGGGTGTAAAAAATATAGTCATAATTGAAAGAGATAAATATCTTGGGGGTATTTTAGAGCAGTGCATACACAATGGATTTGGACTTCAGGAATTTAAAGAAGAATTGACAGGACCAGAATATGCACAAAGATTCATTGATAAAGTAGAAGAATATGGTATAAATGTAATGTTGGAAACTATGGTTTTGGAAATAACTCCTGATAGAATTGTAAAAGCTGTTAATTCTAAGGAAGGTGTGTTCACAATAAAAGCTGGAGCTATAATTTTAGCTATGGGATGCAGGGAAAGGCCGAGAGGTGCTATTATGATACCTGGCACTCGCCCAGCAGGTATTCTCACAGCGGGTACTGCTCAGAGGTATGTAAATATGGAAGGATATCTTCCAGGGAAAGAAATAGTGATATTAGGTTCTGGTGATGTTGGGCTTATTATGGCGAGAAGGCTTACATTAGAAGGAGCAAAAGTCAAAGCAGTTGTAGAACTCATGCCTTACTCTAGTGGACTTACAAGAAACATCGTTCAGTGTTTAGAGGACTTTAATATTCCTCTTCTTTTAAGTCATACTGTCATTGAAATTCACGGCAAAGACAGGGTAGAAGGAGTTACAATTGCCAAAGTTGATGAAAATAGAGAGCCAATTTTAAAGACTTTACAGTATATAAGTTGTGATACGTTAATACTTTCTGTTGGCTTGATTCCTGAAAATGAGCTTTCCCAAAAGGCCGGTATAGAGCTAGACCCTATAACAGGAGGACCTATTGTAAATGAAATGTTAGAAACAAGTGTTCCTGGAATTTTTGCTTGTGGCAATGTCCTTCAAGTTCACGACTTAGTTGACAATGTTACTGCAGAAGCGAGATTGGCAGCTAATTCAGCAATACGATTTATTCGAGAAGGCGAATTTGGAAAAAGCAATATTTTTGTAAAAGCTGGTAATGGCATACGTTATGTTGTTCCGCAAAAGATAAATGTAGATAACATAGAAAAAAGGATAAAATTCAGAATGAGACCTGTTAACGTTTATAACAATGCTATGTTAGCAGTAAAGTCAGGAGACAAATATTTACTAAGACAAAAAAGGCAGCGCTTAACCCCTGGTGAAATGATTGATGTAAATTTAAGTAAAGACATACTAAAAAATGTAAATATTGAAGAAGGTATTGTCTTTTTGGTTGAGGAGGGATAA
- a CDS encoding HEAT repeat domain-containing protein, whose amino-acid sequence MSIDWKELLLENKNIFIDVSKEVMDDGMEYLGAKRLKDKDKNFKRELFKYYISETNAKLIGEKIQLLSTLNQSALASLEKDIVELGRNILSEGQNPIEMIVYSTKALDLRQEEVFKRMVRILKNISNNSGEARDALITILQEWEWEEQIKLVLQTLGEIKEIRAYEQLITLLENDNLKEIVAETLIELGEKKCISHILNMVNSLNGFNSRERHFAFKILTKLAGLGDEALKQIIERYLENENSSLNIVYSNVIANLKEKAVEHIADLLYEEKYSQKAAITLGKMRTSIATEYLLKAYYDPNIENKMNIVIGLGYTKDERCANIMLEILKKENQSLELKACAITSLANLQILEAKPLIKQFLENNYLAINVYSALVQLGELKYLSNLFYYIVKPGFLADELLNAIKEIKRLRGLKNSDVNRQIAEGVKYIIKNDDGYACINALKIIETNLDEEIAKELIEKLKNTRKEEIQYLIYKILGKNAKGLKNIIDEKIFSDAMESESPRIRYLAQKIVEENYKKTDKLIKM is encoded by the coding sequence ATGAGCATTGACTGGAAAGAGTTGCTTTTGGAGAATAAAAATATTTTTATAGATGTTTCAAAAGAGGTGATGGATGATGGAATGGAATATTTGGGAGCAAAAAGGCTGAAAGATAAAGATAAAAACTTTAAAAGAGAACTATTTAAATATTATATTAGCGAAACTAATGCAAAACTTATTGGAGAAAAAATTCAATTGCTGTCTACTCTTAACCAATCTGCACTAGCTTCTTTAGAAAAAGACATTGTTGAATTAGGGAGAAATATTTTATCAGAAGGGCAAAATCCAATTGAGATGATAGTATATAGTACAAAGGCTTTGGATTTAAGACAAGAAGAAGTTTTTAAAAGAATGGTAAGAATTCTCAAAAATATATCAAATAACAGCGGTGAGGCCCGCGATGCTCTTATCACTATTTTGCAGGAATGGGAATGGGAAGAACAAATTAAACTTGTCCTTCAAACGCTTGGAGAAATAAAAGAAATAAGGGCTTATGAACAGTTAATTACACTTTTAGAAAATGATAATTTAAAGGAAATAGTAGCAGAAACTCTTATAGAATTGGGAGAGAAAAAATGCATTTCTCATATATTGAATATGGTTAATTCCCTTAATGGATTTAATAGCAGAGAAAGACATTTTGCTTTTAAAATTTTAACAAAGCTTGCTGGCTTGGGAGATGAAGCACTAAAGCAGATAATAGAAAGATATTTAGAGAATGAAAATAGCAGCTTGAATATTGTATATTCTAATGTTATAGCGAATTTAAAGGAAAAGGCCGTTGAACATATTGCAGATCTGCTATATGAGGAGAAATATAGTCAAAAAGCTGCGATAACATTAGGGAAAATGAGGACAAGTATTGCTACAGAGTATTTACTTAAGGCTTATTATGACCCTAACATAGAAAACAAAATGAATATAGTGATTGGGTTAGGATATACGAAAGACGAAAGATGTGCAAATATAATGTTGGAAATTTTAAAAAAAGAAAATCAATCGTTAGAGTTAAAGGCTTGTGCTATTACTTCTTTAGCAAATTTGCAAATATTAGAAGCAAAACCTCTGATAAAACAGTTTTTAGAAAATAATTATTTGGCTATTAATGTTTATTCGGCTTTGGTTCAGTTGGGAGAGTTAAAATATCTAAGTAATTTATTCTATTACATTGTAAAACCAGGCTTTCTGGCAGATGAATTGTTAAATGCAATAAAAGAAATTAAAAGATTGAGGGGGCTTAAAAACAGTGACGTAAATAGGCAAATTGCAGAAGGTGTAAAGTATATTATTAAAAATGATGATGGTTATGCTTGTATAAATGCTTTAAAAATAATAGAAACCAATCTTGATGAGGAAATAGCAAAAGAATTAATAGAAAAATTGAAAAATACTAGAAAGGAAGAAATACAGTATTTGATTTATAAAATTTTAGGTAAAAATGCTAAAGGATTAA
- a CDS encoding Hsp70 family protein, whose translation MKRYVGIDLGTTNTVASILEISQEGELLPRVIDIGQFNEDYEYIYDKILPSCLYVDESGNQYVGKIAQYMKAKKPERVIYNSKNYIGMPGYFWEIDKKLFSPEEVAALILKEAKQSLEREIGEEIVNAVITVPASFNHDQIRATKKAAKMAGFDEQNTYFISEPTAALLDFINTEKKLPQNKRHLDFSQPRKMLVFDLGGGTCDVSILEVQMTDKDFIVEEIAISSHTLVGGINFDLMGGIYLLEKYSKEMGDLFDNENEKRHVYNRMVWEMEKARKFFSISGGEGVIYENIIENFIKGKPYKFKISSKEYEECIRPLLVKEGNMGYNVVDPILDTLEKAGLMIQDIDDVLLTGGMSNYKPVRNTIEKLFMKKALISLHPMFSVARGAAIYHYLSEKLNKGNNNIKIEPVLASNIYIDIKNGLPFLIVSQGTKAPYEREYDKILRVTNATGMRLDIFSGKNIWDPKMKRLKSLQLNFSELIKPGTPISLKVSFDRNRILTLSAWVIASTEQRVQVAIDEESENYEH comes from the coding sequence ATGAAAAGATATGTAGGAATAGATTTGGGTACTACGAATACGGTTGCATCAATTTTGGAAATATCTCAAGAAGGGGAATTACTGCCTCGGGTCATAGATATTGGACAGTTTAATGAAGACTATGAATATATTTATGATAAAATATTGCCTTCTTGTTTATATGTAGATGAAAGTGGAAATCAGTATGTGGGCAAAATAGCACAGTATATGAAAGCTAAGAAACCAGAAAGAGTTATTTATAACAGTAAAAATTATATAGGAATGCCAGGTTATTTTTGGGAAATTGATAAAAAACTTTTTTCACCGGAAGAAGTGGCAGCTTTAATATTAAAGGAAGCTAAACAGAGTTTGGAGAGGGAAATTGGCGAAGAAATAGTAAATGCGGTTATAACTGTGCCAGCATCTTTTAATCACGACCAAATTCGGGCGACAAAAAAAGCTGCAAAAATGGCAGGATTTGATGAGCAAAATACTTATTTTATTTCCGAGCCTACGGCAGCACTTCTTGATTTTATAAATACTGAAAAGAAATTGCCACAAAACAAAAGACATTTAGACTTTTCACAACCGAGAAAAATGTTGGTATTCGATTTGGGAGGAGGCACTTGTGATGTCTCGATATTAGAAGTCCAAATGACGGATAAGGACTTCATTGTAGAAGAAATAGCTATCTCTTCCCATACTCTGGTAGGAGGAATAAATTTTGATTTAATGGGGGGCATTTATCTTTTGGAAAAATATTCAAAAGAAATGGGGGATTTATTTGATAATGAAAATGAAAAAAGGCATGTATATAACAGAATGGTTTGGGAGATGGAAAAGGCAAGAAAGTTTTTTAGTATTTCAGGTGGGGAAGGAGTAATATATGAAAATATTATAGAAAATTTTATAAAAGGGAAACCTTATAAGTTTAAAATATCTAGTAAAGAATATGAGGAGTGTATAAGACCTTTATTGGTTAAGGAAGGAAACATGGGATATAATGTCGTAGATCCTATTTTAGATACTTTGGAAAAAGCGGGGCTTATGATTCAAGATATAGATGATGTACTTTTGACAGGAGGTATGAGCAATTATAAGCCTGTGCGAAATACAATAGAAAAATTATTTATGAAAAAAGCTCTAATAAGTTTACACCCTATGTTTTCAGTGGCGAGGGGGGCAGCAATCTACCACTATTTAAGCGAAAAACTGAATAAAGGAAATAACAATATCAAAATTGAGCCTGTTTTGGCTTCCAATATATACATTGATATAAAGAATGGCTTGCCCTTTTTGATTGTTTCACAAGGTACAAAGGCACCTTATGAAAGAGAGTATGACAAGATTTTAAGAGTAACTAATGCTACGGGGATGCGATTGGATATATTTTCAGGGAAAAATATATGGGACCCAAAGATGAAGCGCTTAAAAAGTCTTCAATTAAATTTTTCAGAGTTAATAAAACCCGGAACGCCTATTTCTCTAAAAGTAAGTTTTGATAGAAATAGGATTTTGACTTTGAGCGCATGGGTAATAGCTTCTACGGAACAAAGAGTCCAAGTGGCTATTGACGAGGAGAGTGAAAACTATGAGCATTGA